A DNA window from Rhizobium jaguaris contains the following coding sequences:
- a CDS encoding cytochrome c biogenesis CcdA family protein, with protein MTALAFLAGILSIMSPCVLPLVPVVMAAAAAEHRAAPLALAAGLAISFTAIGIFVATIGFSIGLDMTLFRILSAVLLIVTGAILVLPPLQAGFATATGPFSDWAQSRFRGSPTAGIGGQFGVGLLLGAVWTPCVGPTLGAASVMAARGENLTAVTVTMLAFGIGAAVPLVVLGLVSREALVRWRGHVARSAGGLKLTLGVLLILAGAMTLTGTDRIIQTALQDVMPKWLLALTTQI; from the coding sequence ATGACCGCGCTCGCCTTCCTGGCTGGTATCCTATCGATCATGTCGCCGTGCGTCCTGCCGCTGGTGCCTGTCGTCATGGCGGCCGCTGCGGCAGAACATCGAGCAGCACCTCTGGCGCTGGCGGCAGGGCTGGCCATATCCTTCACTGCCATCGGCATTTTCGTGGCGACGATCGGGTTTTCCATCGGGTTGGACATGACGCTGTTCAGGATCCTGTCCGCGGTCCTGCTCATCGTCACCGGAGCCATACTTGTTCTGCCTCCGCTGCAGGCGGGTTTTGCGACCGCCACGGGTCCCTTCAGCGACTGGGCTCAGAGCCGCTTCCGGGGATCGCCCACTGCGGGGATCGGTGGCCAGTTCGGCGTCGGCCTTTTGCTCGGCGCCGTCTGGACGCCTTGCGTCGGGCCGACGCTTGGCGCCGCCTCCGTAATGGCCGCAAGGGGCGAAAACCTGACGGCGGTGACCGTGACCATGCTTGCCTTCGGCATAGGCGCTGCGGTGCCACTTGTCGTCCTGGGCTTGGTTTCCCGCGAGGCTCTTGTTCGATGGCGTGGGCATGTGGCGCGATCGGCGGGCGGCCTAAAGCTGACCCTAGGTGTCCTACTCATCCTTGCAGGAGCGATGACACTCACAGGCACTGACCGGATTATTCAAACTGCATTGCAGGATGTCATGCCAAAGTGGCTGCTGGCGCTGACCACACAGATCTAA
- a CDS encoding thioredoxin family protein — protein MNRRQFISTLSALILSMTAASGGHAAGIGIPGFDEAASAGVPVLVHVTATWCETCQAQKPVVAKLVGKGDFASMKKFDVDFDTQKNVLRQLRVQSQSTMVLFKNGKEIDRSVGVTDPAEIKAFLRKAL, from the coding sequence ATGAACCGTCGTCAATTCATCTCGACCTTGTCTGCCCTCATCCTCTCAATGACCGCGGCTTCCGGCGGCCATGCAGCCGGGATCGGCATTCCCGGCTTCGATGAGGCTGCCTCCGCCGGCGTGCCGGTCCTCGTACATGTCACCGCGACGTGGTGCGAGACCTGTCAGGCGCAGAAGCCCGTGGTTGCAAAGCTAGTCGGCAAGGGTGATTTCGCGTCGATGAAGAAATTCGATGTCGATTTCGACACCCAGAAAAACGTGCTGCGACAACTTCGCGTCCAGAGCCAGAGCACGATGGTGCTCTTCAAGAATGGCAAGGAAATCGACAGAAGCGTTGGCGTCACCGACCCCGCTGAGATCAAAGCTTTTCTGCGCAAGGCGCTGTAA
- the map gene encoding type I methionyl aminopeptidase, with the protein MVNYIEAATAPSKNTGAIRLYGPDAFAGMRKACQLTARCLDELADIVGPGVPTDVIDRFVFEFGMDHGAYPATLNYRGYMKSSCTSINHVVCHGIPNDKPLRDGDIVNIDVTYVLDGWHGDSSRMYPVGEIKRSAERLLEVTYESLMRGIAAVRPGARTGAIGEAIQTYAEAERCSVVRDFCGHGVGSLFHDSPNILHYGRASEGPELREGMIFTIEPMINLGRPHVKVLGDGWTAVTRDRSLSAQYEHTVGVTATGCEIFTLSPGGLDRPGLPPLQG; encoded by the coding sequence ATGGTGAATTACATCGAAGCGGCAACGGCGCCGTCGAAAAATACGGGCGCCATCCGCCTCTACGGACCGGATGCTTTCGCAGGAATGCGCAAGGCGTGCCAATTGACCGCCCGTTGCCTCGACGAACTGGCTGATATCGTCGGGCCTGGTGTACCGACCGATGTCATCGATCGCTTCGTCTTCGAATTCGGCATGGATCACGGCGCCTACCCGGCGACACTGAACTATCGCGGCTACATGAAATCGTCGTGCACCTCGATCAACCACGTCGTCTGTCACGGCATTCCCAATGACAAGCCGCTGCGCGACGGTGACATCGTCAACATCGATGTGACCTACGTGCTCGACGGCTGGCATGGCGATTCCAGCCGCATGTATCCCGTAGGCGAGATCAAGCGCTCGGCGGAGCGGCTGCTGGAAGTGACCTATGAATCGCTGATGCGCGGTATTGCCGCCGTGCGTCCAGGTGCTAGGACCGGGGCCATCGGCGAGGCGATCCAGACCTATGCCGAAGCGGAGCGTTGCTCCGTCGTGCGGGACTTCTGCGGCCATGGCGTCGGAAGCCTGTTCCATGATTCACCGAACATCCTGCATTACGGGCGTGCCAGCGAAGGCCCGGAACTGCGCGAAGGGATGATCTTCACCATCGAGCCGATGATCAACCTTGGAAGACCGCATGTGAAAGTGCTCGGCGACGGCTGGACGGCGGTCACGCGCGACCGCTCGCTGTCGGCACAATACGAACATACCGTCGGCGTCACGGCCACGGGCTGCGAGATTTTCACCCTGTCGCCCGGCGGCCTCGACCGCCCCGGCCTGCCGCCGTTGCAGGGGTAA
- the sfsA gene encoding DNA/RNA nuclease SfsA, with translation MLFNPPLVPARLIARYKRFLFDAELESGEIITGSCPNTGSMQGLTAPGSRIWLSEHDGHKRKYRHVFELIEADGTTVGVNTAMPNRLAAEAIALSQVSDLGDYTSVRREQNYGRNSRIDLLLTDPLRTTTYVEVKNVHFMRQPGLAEFPDTVTARGAKHLEELGDMAEAGYRAVMLYVIQRHDCQRFRICADLDRVYATAFERALKRGVEVYALKCRVSPTEITPAGLIPIDEPGIAALNNSIKISAEG, from the coding sequence ATGCTGTTCAATCCGCCCCTCGTCCCCGCACGGCTGATCGCCCGCTACAAGCGCTTCCTCTTCGATGCCGAACTGGAAAGTGGCGAGATCATCACCGGTTCCTGCCCGAATACCGGCTCGATGCAGGGCCTGACGGCACCGGGTTCGCGAATCTGGCTTTCCGAACATGATGGCCACAAGCGCAAATATCGTCACGTCTTCGAATTGATCGAGGCCGACGGTACCACGGTCGGGGTCAATACTGCGATGCCGAACCGGCTGGCGGCGGAGGCAATCGCTCTCAGCCAGGTTTCCGACCTCGGCGACTACACGAGCGTGCGGCGCGAACAGAACTACGGCCGCAATTCCCGCATCGACCTGCTCTTGACCGATCCCTTGAGGACAACCACCTATGTCGAAGTCAAGAATGTGCATTTCATGCGCCAGCCGGGCCTTGCCGAATTTCCTGATACGGTCACAGCCCGCGGTGCCAAGCATCTGGAAGAACTGGGCGATATGGCGGAAGCGGGATACCGTGCCGTCATGCTGTACGTGATCCAGCGGCACGATTGCCAGCGCTTTCGCATCTGCGCCGATCTTGATAGGGTTTACGCGACTGCTTTCGAGCGAGCGTTGAAACGCGGTGTTGAAGTCTACGCTTTGAAATGCAGGGTTTCGCCGACGGAAATAACGCCCGCGGGGTTGATCCCGATAGACGAACCCGGCATAGCTGCATTAAATAACAGTATAAAGATTTCTGCTGAAGGCTAG
- a CDS encoding MerR family transcriptional regulator translates to MNLHKPVFSIGALAKASDVTAPTIRFYEEIGLLPKARRSAAGQRYYENSDLSRLTFIKQCRDFGFGIEQVRVLLDLSISGERDCTETRDIAQAHLDEVRTKLEELRILEKRLADFVQRCNDACAGGPGAGCVILKDLAGQSTSSCCGR, encoded by the coding sequence ATGAATCTTCACAAGCCCGTGTTCAGCATTGGGGCGTTGGCAAAGGCCTCGGATGTAACCGCGCCAACGATCAGGTTCTATGAAGAGATCGGTCTGCTGCCGAAAGCGCGGCGTTCGGCTGCAGGACAGCGCTATTATGAAAACAGCGACCTATCTCGGCTCACCTTCATCAAGCAGTGCCGAGACTTTGGGTTCGGTATCGAGCAGGTTCGCGTCCTTCTTGATTTGTCTATCAGCGGCGAGCGGGATTGCACCGAAACGCGCGACATCGCGCAGGCGCATCTGGACGAAGTACGGACAAAGCTTGAGGAACTACGGATCCTGGAAAAGCGTCTTGCTGATTTCGTGCAGCGCTGTAACGACGCCTGCGCCGGCGGGCCTGGAGCAGGATGCGTCATTTTAAAAGACCTTGCGGGGCAAAGCACGTCGTCCTGCTGCGGCCGCTGA
- a CDS encoding PHA/PHB synthase family protein yields MTDSKRDKSEGNGAFPGFDPKSVEAYIVKDPEAMAVNFARALENLGKAASAWLAPRERGEKIDTVADPITDIVKTLSKVGEYWLSDPRRTLEAQTYLLSGYFGLWTKTMQRLSGDSAAEPEAEPVKDKRFADEDWQKNPFFDFLRQTYLLTSGWAEKLVTDAEGLDEHTRHKAAFYTKQITAALSPANFVATNPQLYRETVASNAENLVRGMKIFAEDMSAGHGELRLRQTDMTKFAVGRDMALTPGKVIAQSDVCQVIQYEAATDKVLKRPLLICPPWINKFYILDLNPQKSFIKWCVEQGHTVFVISWVNPDKRHAAKDWTSYAREGIDFALETIEKATGEKEVNAVGYCVGGTLLAATLALHAKEKNKRIRTVTFLTTQVDFTFAGDLKVFVDEEQIAALEEQMNALGYLEGSKMATAFNMLRASELIWPYFVNNYLKGQEPLPFDLLFWNADSTRMAAANHSFYLRNCYLDNALSQGKMMLDGKKLSLKDVKIPVYNLATREDHIAPAKSVFVGSQFFGGPVEFVVTGSGHIAGVVNPPGKHKYQFWTGGPVKGDYDRWLVEAKETPGSWWPHWHDWIKSHDSRMVPARKPGGAALNALEEAPGSFVMERA; encoded by the coding sequence GTGACCGACAGCAAGCGGGATAAAAGTGAAGGCAACGGCGCCTTTCCCGGCTTCGATCCGAAGTCGGTCGAGGCTTACATTGTCAAAGACCCCGAGGCGATGGCCGTGAACTTTGCCCGTGCTCTGGAAAATCTCGGCAAAGCGGCATCTGCCTGGCTCGCCCCGCGCGAGCGCGGTGAGAAGATCGACACCGTCGCCGATCCGATAACCGACATAGTGAAGACGCTCTCCAAGGTCGGCGAATACTGGCTTTCCGATCCGCGCCGGACATTGGAGGCGCAGACTTACCTGCTATCCGGCTATTTCGGCCTGTGGACAAAAACCATGCAGCGTCTCAGCGGCGATTCGGCTGCTGAACCCGAAGCTGAGCCGGTCAAGGACAAGCGCTTCGCCGATGAGGACTGGCAAAAGAATCCCTTCTTCGATTTCCTGCGCCAAACCTATCTCCTGACCTCCGGCTGGGCGGAGAAGCTGGTCACTGACGCCGAAGGATTGGACGAGCACACGCGCCACAAGGCCGCTTTCTACACCAAGCAGATCACCGCGGCGCTTTCACCGGCCAATTTCGTTGCGACCAACCCGCAGCTCTACCGCGAGACCGTAGCTTCTAATGCGGAAAACCTGGTGCGCGGCATGAAGATCTTCGCCGAGGACATGAGCGCCGGCCACGGCGAATTGCGGCTGCGCCAGACCGACATGACGAAATTCGCCGTAGGGCGGGACATGGCGCTGACGCCCGGCAAGGTGATCGCGCAAAGCGACGTCTGCCAGGTCATTCAATACGAGGCAGCGACAGACAAGGTTTTGAAGCGGCCGCTGCTGATCTGCCCGCCCTGGATCAACAAGTTCTATATTCTCGATCTCAACCCGCAGAAATCCTTCATCAAATGGTGTGTCGAACAGGGGCATACCGTCTTCGTCATCTCCTGGGTGAACCCGGACAAGCGCCATGCGGCCAAGGACTGGACATCCTATGCCCGTGAAGGCATCGATTTCGCGTTGGAGACGATCGAGAAGGCGACCGGCGAAAAGGAAGTCAACGCCGTTGGCTATTGCGTTGGCGGCACGCTGTTGGCTGCGACACTTGCCCTGCATGCCAAGGAAAAGAACAAGCGCATCCGCACGGTAACCTTCCTGACGACGCAAGTCGATTTCACCTTTGCCGGCGATCTCAAGGTCTTCGTCGACGAGGAGCAGATCGCGGCACTCGAAGAGCAGATGAACGCGCTCGGCTATCTCGAGGGTTCGAAGATGGCGACCGCCTTCAATATGCTGCGCGCCTCGGAACTGATCTGGCCCTATTTCGTCAACAACTATCTGAAGGGCCAGGAACCCCTGCCCTTTGATCTGCTGTTCTGGAACGCCGATTCCACACGAATGGCCGCCGCCAACCACTCTTTTTATCTGCGCAATTGCTATCTCGACAATGCGCTCAGCCAGGGCAAGATGATGCTCGACGGCAAGAAACTGTCGCTGAAGGACGTCAAGATACCCGTCTATAATCTGGCGACACGCGAGGACCATATTGCGCCGGCCAAATCCGTCTTCGTCGGCAGCCAGTTCTTCGGCGGTCCGGTAGAATTCGTGGTGACGGGGTCCGGCCACATCGCCGGCGTCGTCAACCCGCCGGGCAAGCACAAATACCAGTTCTGGACCGGCGGCCCCGTCAAGGGCGACTACGATCGATGGCTGGTGGAGGCCAAGGAGACGCCCGGCTCGTGGTGGCCTCACTGGCATGATTGGATCAAGAGCCACGACAGTCGCATGGTTCCCGCCCGCAAGCCCGGCGGCGCGGCGCTGAACGCCCTTGAGGAAGCGCCTGGCAGCTTCGTGATGGAGCGCGCCTGA
- the sthA gene encoding Si-specific NAD(P)(+) transhydrogenase, with the protein MDQFDLIVVGSGPAGRRGAIQAAKLGKRVLVIEQGKRVGGVSVHTGTIPSKTLRETALNLSGWRERGFYGRAYRVKQEISAEDLRRRLLITLDHEVEVLEHQFARNRVHHIRGKASFVDPQTMQVIKDDGEIVHVTGASILLAVGTKPFRPDYMPFDGKTVLDSDELLEIGDLPRSMVVIGAGVIGIEYATIFSSLDTQVTLIDPKSTMLDFIDKEIVEDFIYQLRDRNMKLLLGQKAEKVVRENGKVELLLDNGRRIVTDMVLFAAGRMGATDTLNLAAAGLEADNRGRLSVNPETFATNVPHIFAAGDVVGFPSLASTSMEQGRIAARVAVGAIAKEPPKYFPYGIYAVPEISTCGLSEEEVKERHIPYECGIARFRETSRGHIMGLDTGLLKMIFSLKTRRLLGVHIVGEGATELVHIGQAVLNLKGTVEYFVENTFNYPTLAEAYKIAGLDAWNRMGDIKSEI; encoded by the coding sequence ATGGACCAATTCGATCTCATAGTCGTGGGCAGCGGCCCTGCAGGACGCAGAGGCGCCATTCAGGCCGCCAAGCTCGGCAAGAGGGTGCTTGTGATCGAGCAGGGCAAGCGGGTCGGCGGCGTATCCGTGCACACCGGCACAATTCCGTCAAAGACGCTGCGTGAAACCGCGCTCAACCTCTCCGGCTGGCGCGAACGCGGCTTCTACGGTCGCGCCTACCGCGTCAAACAGGAAATCAGCGCCGAGGATCTGCGCCGCCGCCTGTTGATCACCCTCGACCATGAGGTCGAAGTGCTCGAGCATCAGTTCGCCCGCAACCGCGTGCACCACATACGCGGCAAGGCGAGCTTCGTCGATCCGCAGACGATGCAGGTCATCAAGGATGATGGCGAGATCGTCCATGTCACGGGCGCCAGCATTCTGCTCGCGGTCGGCACCAAACCCTTTCGCCCCGATTACATGCCCTTCGACGGCAAGACCGTTCTCGACAGCGACGAATTGCTGGAAATCGGGGATCTGCCGCGTTCGATGGTCGTCATCGGCGCCGGCGTCATCGGCATCGAATATGCGACGATCTTCAGTTCGCTCGACACGCAGGTGACATTGATCGACCCGAAATCGACGATGCTCGACTTCATCGACAAGGAAATCGTCGAGGATTTCATCTACCAGCTTCGCGACCGCAACATGAAGCTCCTGTTGGGACAAAAGGCCGAGAAGGTCGTCCGGGAGAACGGCAAGGTGGAACTGCTGCTGGACAATGGCCGCCGCATCGTCACTGATATGGTGCTGTTTGCGGCCGGCCGCATGGGCGCGACCGATACGCTCAATTTGGCCGCCGCCGGTCTCGAAGCCGACAATCGCGGCCGCCTCAGCGTCAATCCCGAAACCTTTGCCACCAATGTCCCCCATATCTTTGCGGCCGGCGACGTCGTCGGTTTTCCGAGCCTCGCTTCGACCTCGATGGAACAGGGCCGAATCGCTGCCCGCGTCGCTGTCGGCGCCATCGCCAAGGAGCCGCCGAAATACTTCCCCTACGGCATCTATGCCGTCCCGGAAATCTCCACCTGCGGCCTGTCCGAGGAAGAGGTTAAGGAACGCCACATTCCCTACGAATGCGGCATCGCCCGTTTCCGCGAGACGTCTCGCGGCCATATCATGGGCCTCGACACCGGCCTCTTGAAGATGATCTTCTCGCTGAAGACCCGCCGCCTGCTTGGCGTCCACATCGTCGGCGAAGGTGCAACCGAACTCGTCCATATCGGCCAAGCGGTGTTGAACCTCAAAGGCACGGTCGAATATTTCGTCGAGAACACCTTCAACTACCCGACGCTCGCCGAAGCCTACAAAATTGCCGGCCTGGATGCGTGGAATCGCATGGGCGATATCAAGTCGGAGATTTGA
- the radC gene encoding RadC family protein, with product MPIDSGGATDGPEDAPLFDERLFFAHQSTKTAPRDKPAKLPSTPTNAEAHYHGHRERLRNRYRDGGDTALADYEILELLLFRLIPRRDTKPIAKALLARFGTLGGVFGAPANLLQEISGVGEAVALDLKLVATVAQRMLKSELSGKPVLSSWKALIDYCHTAMAHETREQFRILFLDKRNALIADEVQGLGTVDHTPVYPREVVRRALELSATAVILVHNHPSGDPTPSRADIDMTKTIIDTAGPLGITVHDHIIIGKNGHVSFRALQLI from the coding sequence ATGCCCATCGATAGCGGCGGGGCAACGGATGGTCCTGAAGACGCTCCGCTTTTCGACGAGCGGCTGTTTTTCGCCCATCAATCCACCAAGACCGCTCCACGCGACAAACCGGCGAAATTGCCGAGCACGCCGACCAATGCCGAGGCTCACTATCACGGCCACCGGGAACGCCTTCGCAATCGTTATCGCGATGGCGGCGACACGGCGCTTGCCGACTATGAAATCCTCGAACTCTTGCTCTTTCGTCTAATCCCCCGCCGCGATACCAAGCCGATCGCCAAGGCGCTGCTTGCCCGTTTCGGCACGCTCGGCGGCGTCTTCGGCGCGCCGGCCAACCTGCTGCAGGAAATCAGCGGGGTCGGCGAAGCAGTGGCTCTCGATCTGAAGCTGGTGGCGACCGTCGCGCAACGCATGCTGAAAAGCGAGCTCAGCGGTAAACCGGTGCTCTCCTCGTGGAAAGCGCTGATCGATTATTGCCATACCGCCATGGCGCACGAGACGCGCGAACAGTTTCGCATCCTGTTTCTCGATAAGCGCAATGCCCTGATCGCCGACGAGGTGCAGGGTTTGGGCACCGTCGACCATACGCCGGTCTATCCGCGCGAAGTAGTCAGACGAGCCCTCGAACTCTCGGCCACGGCCGTTATTCTCGTGCACAACCACCCCTCCGGGGATCCCACTCCCTCGCGCGCCGATATCGATATGACGAAGACGATCATCGACACGGCCGGTCCTTTGGGCATCACCGTTCACGATCATATTATCATCGGCAAGAACGGCCACGTCAGCTTCAGGGCGCTGCAGCTCATTTAA
- the tig gene encoding trigger factor, with protein sequence MQVIETLAEGLKREIKVVIPAKDMEVRMNERLAEVKDKVRINGFRPGKVPVAHLKKVYGKSIMADLVNEIVRDQPPAILTERGEKSATQPEIAMTEDKDEAEKILAAQADFEFTLSYEVIPAIELKPVNGIKVTREVAEISEDEVTEQILKIAESARSYETKKGKAADGDRVTIDYLGKVDGEAFEGGKDEDAQLVLGSNRFIPGFEEQLVGFKADDEKTITVTFPVDYPAKNLAGKEATFDIKVKEVAAPGEIEINDELASKLGIESADRLKEIVRGQIESQYGSVTRQKVKRQILDQLDEMYQFDTPQKLVEAEFASIWRQIEADLSESGKTFEDEDTTEEKAREEYRKLAERRVRLGLVLSEIGEKAGVEVSEDELQRALYAQLQQFPGQEKEILEFFRNTPGASANLRAPIFEEKVIDHLLTEVDVTDKTVSKEALLADDEAETEDKPAAKKAAPKKKAAAKAEATEAAAEGEEAAAPKKKAAPKKKAAEDSAE encoded by the coding sequence ATGCAGGTTATCGAAACGCTCGCTGAAGGGCTGAAGCGCGAAATCAAGGTGGTCATCCCGGCCAAGGACATGGAAGTTCGCATGAACGAGCGCCTGGCCGAGGTCAAGGACAAGGTCCGTATCAACGGTTTCCGTCCGGGCAAGGTGCCGGTTGCGCATCTGAAGAAGGTTTACGGCAAGTCGATCATGGCCGACCTCGTTAACGAGATCGTTCGTGACCAGCCGCCGGCAATCCTGACCGAGCGCGGCGAAAAGTCGGCAACCCAGCCGGAAATCGCCATGACCGAGGACAAGGACGAGGCTGAAAAGATCCTCGCCGCTCAGGCCGATTTCGAATTCACGCTCTCCTATGAAGTCATCCCCGCGATCGAACTGAAGCCGGTCAACGGCATCAAGGTGACCCGTGAAGTCGCTGAAATCAGCGAAGACGAAGTCACCGAACAGATCCTGAAGATCGCCGAAAGCGCCCGCAGCTACGAGACCAAGAAGGGCAAGGCCGCCGATGGCGACCGCGTCACCATCGATTATCTCGGCAAGGTCGACGGCGAAGCCTTCGAAGGCGGCAAGGATGAAGACGCTCAGCTCGTCCTCGGCTCCAACCGCTTCATCCCGGGCTTCGAAGAGCAGCTCGTCGGCTTCAAGGCTGACGACGAGAAGACCATCACCGTGACGTTCCCGGTCGATTACCCGGCCAAGAACCTCGCCGGCAAGGAAGCCACTTTCGACATCAAGGTGAAGGAAGTCGCAGCTCCCGGCGAAATTGAAATCAACGACGAACTCGCCTCCAAGCTCGGCATCGAATCCGCCGACCGCCTGAAGGAAATCGTTCGCGGCCAGATTGAAAGCCAGTACGGCTCGGTCACCCGCCAGAAGGTCAAGCGTCAGATCCTCGACCAGCTCGACGAGATGTACCAGTTCGACACGCCGCAGAAGCTGGTGGAAGCTGAATTCGCCAGCATCTGGCGTCAGATCGAGGCCGATCTCAGCGAATCGGGCAAGACCTTCGAAGACGAAGATACGACCGAGGAGAAGGCTCGCGAAGAATACCGCAAGCTCGCCGAGCGCCGCGTCCGCCTCGGCCTCGTTCTCTCTGAAATCGGCGAAAAGGCCGGCGTCGAAGTGAGCGAAGACGAATTGCAGCGCGCCCTTTATGCGCAGCTCCAGCAGTTCCCGGGCCAGGAAAAGGAAATCCTGGAATTCTTCCGCAACACGCCCGGCGCTTCCGCCAACCTGCGCGCGCCGATCTTCGAAGAAAAGGTCATCGACCACCTGCTGACCGAAGTCGACGTCACCGACAAGACCGTTTCCAAGGAAGCGCTGCTGGCTGACGACGAAGCCGAAACGGAAGACAAGCCGGCAGCCAAGAAGGCTGCTCCGAAGAAGAAGGCTGCCGCCAAGGCTGAAGCAACCGAAGCCGCCGCCGAAGGCGAAGAAGCTGCTGCTCCGAAGAAGAAGGCCGCTCCGAAGAAGAAGGCTGCTGAAGACAGCGCCGAATAA
- a CDS encoding dual specificity protein phosphatase family protein → MPKTSSPLSHQLRRICRSMLLAFTPFALIAGGFYAHMLWTTNFHPVIAGELYRSSQPSAATIAELQKKYGIKTIINLRGDNSGRSWYDNEVAQAKELNINHIDFKMSANHELPQARAAQLVEIMRDAPKPLLIHCQAGADRTGLASALYLAAIAKTGEATAEGQMSIMYGHLPLSFTGAYAMDRTFEKLEPWLGLSSS, encoded by the coding sequence ATGCCGAAGACATCATCACCGCTTTCTCATCAACTGCGCCGCATCTGCCGCAGCATGCTCCTAGCGTTCACTCCCTTTGCGTTGATCGCCGGCGGCTTCTACGCGCACATGCTCTGGACGACGAATTTCCATCCCGTCATCGCCGGCGAGCTCTACCGCTCTTCCCAGCCATCGGCTGCGACGATCGCCGAACTGCAGAAGAAATACGGCATCAAGACCATCATCAATCTGCGCGGCGACAACAGCGGCCGCAGTTGGTATGACAACGAAGTCGCCCAGGCGAAGGAACTCAATATCAACCACATCGACTTCAAGATGTCCGCCAATCACGAACTGCCCCAGGCGCGGGCAGCCCAGCTCGTCGAAATCATGCGCGACGCACCGAAGCCGTTGCTGATCCATTGCCAGGCAGGCGCTGATCGCACCGGGCTTGCCTCAGCCCTCTATCTCGCGGCTATCGCCAAAACCGGCGAAGCGACCGCGGAAGGTCAGATGTCGATCATGTACGGACATCTGCCGCTTTCCTTCACCGGCGCCTATGCCATGGACCGGACTTTTGAAAAGCTGGAGCCCTGGCTCGGCCTTTCCAGCTCCTGA
- a CDS encoding GDYXXLXY domain-containing protein has translation MTTTGDISSVTPNFSRRMWIAAIVVAALQTAVLGYMVGERAWGLRSGVEVLLKTAPIDPRDLLRGDYVTLNYDISRVPVSTLIGGAPTENRKNQVLSVRLKRQDDGYWGIVESSFGRLEPKPDTVVLKTLPFDYFSYGDSAPPPQATISVTYGIERYYVPEGDGHNIEDARNHDRVAIAARVSADGEAHIRSLLLDGKSVYEEPLY, from the coding sequence ATGACGACGACAGGTGACATCAGTTCCGTTACACCCAATTTCAGCCGTCGCATGTGGATCGCTGCCATCGTTGTCGCAGCACTGCAAACGGCGGTCCTCGGCTATATGGTCGGCGAAAGGGCGTGGGGCCTGAGGAGCGGCGTCGAAGTCCTGTTGAAAACCGCACCGATCGATCCGCGCGATTTGCTGCGCGGCGACTACGTGACGCTGAACTACGATATTTCGCGCGTGCCGGTATCGACCCTGATCGGCGGCGCACCGACGGAAAATAGGAAAAACCAGGTTCTTTCCGTCCGCCTCAAGAGGCAGGATGACGGCTATTGGGGCATCGTCGAATCGTCTTTCGGAAGGCTGGAACCGAAACCGGACACGGTCGTTCTCAAGACCCTGCCTTTCGACTATTTCTCTTATGGCGATAGCGCGCCGCCCCCGCAGGCTACGATCTCGGTCACATACGGCATCGAGCGCTATTATGTGCCTGAGGGCGATGGCCACAATATTGAGGATGCACGCAATCACGACCGTGTTGCGATCGCCGCCCGCGTTTCCGCCGATGGCGAGGCGCATATCAGAAGCCTGCTTTTGGACGGCAAATCCGTCTACGAAGAGCCGCTTTACTGA